Sequence from the Maniola jurtina chromosome 23, ilManJurt1.1, whole genome shotgun sequence genome:
CATCACATAAGCAGAAATCTGATCTTGAAATTGTGCAGAACCGACCGTTCCCAGAACGGTCGGTTCTGCACAATTTGGAAAAAATGCCGTCGCGTCTAATACGAAGTTATGGTGTCTGCGCTGTTTGTGCCTACATCACTTAGTTTACCTCCTACATCGATGAGACCGGCGCAGAGCATGTTGTCAGTGATGGGGTAGGGGTCGCCAGTTATCTCTTCCAGGTACCCATAGCGCACCTCGCACACTGATTGGTTCACCTTGTAGATTTGTACCTCATTCAGCACCGGGGATGCTTGCGCTATTGAAGCCTGTAAAGAATTACAACaacttactaataaaaattataactgACTGGATAAGCATTGAATTCGCTGAAGAATGCGAGAGGATGATGGTGAGAGAAAAATATATTCTGGGGTTTACGTTTGGGCTGTTGTCCTAGATCCACAGCACCAGTTTAGCAGGTGCTCTGGTTTGTTAACTTAATTCGCCACCTAGGGAGATCTTGGTCTGAGGATACCCTGTCACACATATCGGGGCTTACAGGCCAAGCTGACGTTACGACGGGTCACGGGTATTTAAACCTTGCATATTGAGCAATATGACACGATGTCACATTGTCCATCTATGACACATTATTATAGTCGCGTCATAGGTACTCATGTTGGTCCTGCCAGACAACAGTGATGACAAGTGTCACCAACCACCAccgccaatgtcaagtgtgggTATGGACATGGTATGGACACCGTGCCCACTAAGCTGGACAATGTGACACGCGATGACAGCGATGTCACAGTGGCGTCATACTCACGTTAGTCCTGCCCCACCCAACAGTAGTGACTAGTGCGTAGTCCGCCAAGCGCACGTTAGGGACGGGTATGGACACCGTGCCCACTGAGCTGGACAATGTGACACGCGATGACAGCGTCATGACAGCGATGTCATTATCCCGGATTGGCGTGTTGTAAGACTGATGGACTATGACTTCAGATACCGAGTGTATCGTGCCACCTGGAAAATTAGTTGAACGATTTAATTTATCACTAATAAAAGAAAGGGATAGAAACTACATGTGGAAAGACTTAGCACGAAAGATGTAATTGTGATTTACTTATTGCTAGTTACATCTACTTAATTGCCATTGTTATGATTGGCTGGCATTCCTGATGCAACTGCATATTTATCCTACTgatttataaatgtgaaagtgtggatgtttggatgtttgttacttcaatcgcgcaaaaacggctgaacggatttggctgaaaattggaatggaggatattatcctggattagcacataggctactttttatcccggaaaatcaaagagttcccacaggatttcggaaacctaaatccacgcggacgaagtcgcgggcatcagctagtaatttatataaatagtgAAAGAGTGCTACCCAATAAGACGATATTGCATATTGGACGTATCGCAATCATAGATACCTATCATAGGTACCTATGATTTCAATCCTACCACTGAATCTtagcctgagatctatagaccgcactttgactttgctcagaataaagacactgttaaaacgagacagcgttaggtatataccgctggcataaatctgtcttgtgttaactgaaacttaagtctaagcaaagtcaaagtgcgcactatggatttcaaccttagattaAGGAAGTTGGCGCCGCTTTGATTTATCGTTTTATCAAACTATGACGGCAGGTCATAAATCAAAATGAGTCTAATCATAACACTCACCCTTATTCAGATCCGTTGAGCCGACTCTGACACTGAAATACACGGGGCTGACTTGCTGACCGTTTCTGAAGGAAAAGATTTATTATATCttttatactaataataataattaataggtagagtagataaataattacaagAGAAATTACAAGATAAATAATCAAGATTGCTTAAAAAGgctctttcatcatcatcatcattattaagtatttcacCCGGCGGACGTCCTTTGCTGAACATACAAAGCTTTTTCAAGAGAGCGCTAACACACCCGGTCCTAAGCCAATACTTTCCGCCACCCTTTTTCagggttccgaacctcaaaaggaaaaacggaacccttacaggatcacttcgttgtctgtctgtctgtctgtctgtccgtcgtgtctgtcaagaaacacGAAAGAAGAAGAAGTCTATTAAAATTGGTGAAAGCTTACGTGGCAATGACGTCCTTTGCTGAACATACTAAGCTTTTTCAAGAGAGCGCTAACACACTCGGTCCTAAGCCAGTACTTTCCGCCACcctttttcagggttccgtacctcaaaaggaaaaacggaacccttataggatcacttcgttgtctgtctgtctgtccgtcgtgtctgtcaagaaacacGAAAGAAGAAGTCTACATTAGCTCGCTGAGTTAATCAAATTGGTGAAAGCTTACGTGGCAATGAAGCAATGTGCGGCCGATAGCACGTGCCTGCGTGTGATCAGAGCGCCGCCGCAGGACAGCTGCGAATTGTACAGGATCTGCGGGACATtacacaaaaaccggtcaagtgcgagttagactagCACgcgcagggttccgtaccatcgtacaaggtatGACTAAACCCTTAATGTAGAAATcagcaagttaataacggtctgcgccatctatatgtgaatTAGTGAACTAAATtatttgtgaacacatttttttgtttgatatatacccaaaattcacggttttcggattttttaccTTTACTTATATGCTATAAAACCTAGCAGTAATTGCCTGCGACTCGCTTGATGTCATAGCTGCCCATGGTCTGCCAACTCTGTAGGTACTTTATG
This genomic interval carries:
- the LOC123877440 gene encoding trypsin CFT-1-like: MWRLGVLSIFIATLHAQDAIKTSELSSAVEDPSTRIIGGNATTIEKYPFAVQILYNSQLSCGGALITRRHVLSAAHCFIATNGQQVSPVYFSVRVGSTDLNKGGTIHSVSEVIVHQSYNTPIRDNDIAVMTLSSRVTLSSSVGTVSIPVPNVRLADYALVTTVGWGRTNASIAQASPVLNEVQIYKVNQSVCEVRYGYLEEITGDPYPITDNMLCAGLIDVGGKDACQGDSGGPLIRGNVLVGVVSWGFGCAQPLFPGVYTRVSAFTTWVNSTVSGEPPQVRINAAASVKLNLIIVTIGLIFIR